The following are from one region of the Halarcobacter sp. genome:
- a CDS encoding Fic family protein, with the protein MTKTKYLLYEFKQYKNSKYFYWYKTDDKYFTQTKPPKNILDKITASKEQVNKKDIILNPWKEWNTNDIQKIITKDGVCINYLKSTDDEYITKQEDLKLLEVYSFLVENFDISKSFGFEVIKKWHKMIFETIYPFAGKLRTVNMSKGSGVDAWEWRLEFLNALPDFDKFLKEVTKKEYEDIETISQDLSKLICEFLFIHPFREGNGRVSRLICDIILAKNGFPMIGLNLKKSDNYIQRVHSGYECDYEPMKELLKQKIEEELMNE; encoded by the coding sequence GTATAAAAATAGTAAATACTTTTATTGGTATAAAACTGATGATAAATACTTTACTCAAACAAAACCACCCAAAAATATACTTGATAAAATAACAGCTTCAAAAGAGCAAGTAAACAAAAAAGATATTATCTTAAATCCTTGGAAAGAGTGGAATACAAACGATATACAAAAAATTATAACAAAAGATGGTGTTTGTATAAACTATCTAAAATCTACAGATGATGAGTATATTACAAAACAAGAGGATTTGAAACTATTGGAAGTTTATAGTTTTTTAGTTGAGAATTTTGATATTTCTAAGTCTTTTGGGTTTGAAGTGATTAAAAAATGGCATAAAATGATATTTGAAACTATCTATCCTTTTGCTGGCAAACTTCGTACTGTAAATATGAGTAAAGGAAGTGGAGTAGATGCTTGGGAATGGCGTTTAGAGTTTTTAAATGCTTTGCCTGATTTTGATAAGTTTTTAAAAGAAGTTACTAAAAAAGAGTATGAAGATATTGAGACTATTTCCCAAGATTTATCAAAGTTAATATGTGAGTTTTTATTTATACATCCATTTAGAGAAGGAAATGGAAGAGTAAGCAGACTAATATGCGATATTATCTTAGCTAAAAATGGTTTTCCAATGATTGGATTAAATTTGAAAAAAAGTGATAATTATATACAAAGAGTACATAGTGGATATGAATGTGACTATGAACCTATGAAAGAGTTACTGAAACAAAAGATTGAAGAGGAACTTATGAATGAATAA